In the Bacteroidota bacterium genome, CCCAGACCAGCGCCCAATACTCGCTTTTTTCGACATAACTGAACCGGCCGAGCCTCGGTTTCCGGGGGGAGAGCCCCAGGTTATATTTCATGATACCCATCGCGTCCCGGGCATCCTGGGCGGCCGGCATCAGGTCCAGGATGAATTTCCTTCCCCGGGAAGTGCAGCTCACATAATAGACATGATAGAGGCCGGAGGCAACCAGGACCGTGGCGGCGATCCGGTGCACCAGGCTCCGGAGCTCGAAGACGTGGCCGCTCAGATTGCGTATGCCGGCGACCCACCAGGCGTCGGGATACCGGAGCATGAATCCCGTGACGACGAGCAGGACGAAACTGAGGGTGAGCGCGCCATGCTGGAGGCGCTCGTTGAGGGTCATCCTGAGGTAGATGCCGTGTCCGCCCTGCTCCTCCGTGACCTGCCCGCTCCGGATCGCCAGTTTCCGTTTCGACTTCTTCAGGAAGTCGATCCCATTGTGGGCCGCCATTCCGCCGACGACGACCACGATCAGAATGACGTAGAGCGTGGCGATCCAGTAGAGCGTTGGCTCGTCCGCGGAGGTCATCTGCACGTGCACCGCGCCCATCGCAAACCGCTGGTTCGCCCCGGGATGGCACTTCCCGCAGGTGGCCGCCAGGTTGGCCTTGTTGACGGTGGAAGCCGGATCGCTCGCCGGTTTGATGTTGTGCGCCCCGTGGCAGCTCGCGCAATTCGCCACGTCGACAGACCCGCCCTTCATTGCGAGGCCGTGGTAGGTGTCCGAGAAGGTCGCCGGACGCGTGCTGGCGATTCCGTATTTCTCGGACAGCCTCACGGAGCCGTGGCAGCTCGCGCACTGCGCGGAGACGTTTCCGGCCGCCACCGGCGAGCGCGGGTCGTTGTGCGCGAAGATCGTGTGCTCTCCGTGACAATTGGTGCAGGTGGGCGCGTCGGTGCTGCCCCTGGCAAGGGCGCCGCCGTGGACGCTCTGCTGAAATTCCGCCGCGATTCCCGCGTGGCACTTCCCGCATGTCTCCGGAATTTTCGTTCTGTTCACGAGCGAGGCCTGGTCGCTCCCCTTGCGCATTTCATGGCTGCCGTGGCAATCGACGCAATTCGCCGCCCCGGCGTTCCCGTGGGTCAGCGCGGTTCCGTGGACGCTCTTCTCGTAGGCGGCGATGAATCCGGAGGTCGGCGAGGTGCGCGCGCGGACGTCGGGATTATCAAGGTGGCACGAGAGGCAAAGCTTTTCCTGTTCGATCTTCCGGGAGAGCGTGTCCTGCGAGGGCCTCATGCCGGCGATATCGTGGCGATGGCAGGTCAGGCAATTGGGCGCGCCCGCAACCCCCGCCGCGAACGCCTGTCCGTGCGCAGACTGCCCGAAGGCCTCCTTCACGTCCGCGTGGCATTCTCCGCACGAAACGGGGAGGTTTGACTCGTTGAACTTGCTGCCCGGGACCTTCGGCGACACCACGTCGTGCGTGCCGTGGCAATCCTTGCAGGAAACGTCCGGTTCCTCGTGAGCCGCAAGCGCCGCGGCCATCTGGGGATGGAAGGAATGCTTCACCTGGACGCCCCCGTGGCAGGTCAGGCACCTGACGGGCTCGATCTTCTCCTTGTGCGGGACATTGTCGGGATTGAATCCGGTGTGGCAGGCGACGCAGACGAGTTTGCGGTGGGGCGAATGGTCGAGGACGGAATCTTCCACGAAGAGAGAAACTTGCTTTCCCTCCCTCTCCTTTGAGAGAGAGTGATCGCTATGGCATGTGAGGCAGTCGGACCTCGACTGGGCATGAAGCACGAGCACCGGCGCCAGAAGAAGGCAGCCGAACAGACCGGCGAGGAGGAATCTCTCTTTTTTCATTTAGAGCGGGCCGGCCCACCCCCCGTGGAGGGGGGTGGGGTTGGCGGCCGGCAGTGCCTGTCTCCTGGGGGACCCCGTTATGATTTCTTCGGACGGGGATGCTTGATCTTTGGCCACATCGCATCGAACTTGAATTCCTTGAACGTCGGGCTCTTGTCGTTGTGGCAGGTTACGCACTTCTTCTCGATCGCCGCGTTGTCCGCGTAGAGCGTGAGTCCCGCCGCGACCGCTTTCAAGGAATCCTTCATGATGGCCATCGACTTGTACGCCGATCCCGGACCGTGGCATGCCTCGCACTGGACGCCGTCTTTTGCGTCGAACGTTTTGTCCATCGCCGTTGCAGCTCCCGTCACCGTGTGGCACTGGAGACACTCCGGGGACTCGGCCGCCGGTTTCGTGAGCCCCTTCTTCTTCGCGACCGCGTCGGCGGCAGGGGTGAGAAGGGCCTTGTACGCCTCCGAATGCTTTGTCTTGGACCAGACACCGAACTGGTTGCCGGTTTTCTCGGCCTTGTGGCAGGGTGCGCACATCTTGACGCCGACATACTTATTGGCGGCCTTCTCCTGGCCGGAGGCCGGAATCGTGAAGATCGTCAGCCAGAGCAGAGAACCCAGAATCACGAGAAGCGGTTTCATGGAATTGCCTTTCAGTAATGCGTGGAAAGAAGTGGACTGCGACAGAACACGTTCCCTGATGGTGACTCTTGTGCGGGATATTCGCCATTTCCTTTGCCAAGTGCAACTGTTAGCATGCCCGGGAGACGTTCAAACTGTGTGCCGGAATGAACCGGGCAGAATGGTCTGAAATGGGAGCCGTCCGGGATTGACTTTTGCAGGAATGAGACTGAGTTTCGGGGTTTTTTCACTTGTGAGAACGGAATCTCACGCGGCGCAACCGGTCATCACGAGGGAGCCGATCGTGCGCGTCACTTCCTCCAGGTCTATCGGTTTGGAGAACGCCACGTCTCCGGAATTATGGATGAAATCCCGGAACCAGCGGTCGCCGAGCGGGGAAAAATAGAAAAAAACGATTTTGAGGCCCGGGTTCTGCATGTGGATCACCCGAAACCGGTCGCGCATCCGTTGTGTGGGGAGGCAGTCCGCGATGACCAGGTCCGGTTCCATGGTCTTGACCATCGTCAGGAGCATGTCGGGATCGGTCGTGCACGACATTTCGTATTGATCCTGAAAGAGCATCCTGAGACTCATGCAGAAATCCATATCGGGGCTGAACAAGACTATCCTGGGAGCGGGGCTCATTTCTGGACTCTTTTCATGATAATTTTTCATCTCTCGTCCTGCCTTTCGTAATCCGGTGAGAATGGAGGTCGTGATCGATCCGGCGGAGCGCACTCTTGAGAGAGACAATCTGCCATCGATGGGGTTGCGAACCGGGGTCGTGTTCCATCGCATAGATCAACGACATGAGATCGGATCGGCAGATTGTCGGGCCTGCTTTTTTCGGGGTAAACGTATGCTTGTTCCTTCGGATTCTCGTCCTGCACCTTTTCGCTTCGACCATGGCTGCCACCTCCTGTTCATTCCAAGGACAACCGGTCGGAGGAACCGCAATCTTTGTGCCACGGATTCAAGGAAAAGACGGTCGGAATGGAGGGGGAATACGGCCAAATTGAAGGCGGTAAGCGGGTTTATCACAAGAGGCAGGCGCGGGGATCCCGGCCCTTCTCAAAAATAAGACGAGGCCCGGGTTCCTCGCATCAACGCTGAGAAACCGGGTGGATCGGATTAGTGGGTTATTCCGAGGTCCTTGATCCGGCGGTAGAGGGTCGGGAGGCTGATCTGAAGGTCGCGGGCGGTTTGCTCCTTGTTGAAGTCGTTTTTCCTCAGGATCGTGACGATGTACTGCTTCTCAAAATCGTTGATCGCCGTTTCGAGCGAGGTCCGGCCGACGGGGACCGTCACTCCCGAATCCGCGTGAAGAAAATCGGGCAGATCGTTCAGCGTGATGAACTCTCCGCCGCAGAAAATCACCGCCCGCTCGATGATATTCTCAAGCTCCCGGATCTCCCCCTTCCACTCGTGCTGCATCAGGAGCCGCACGACTTCTTCATTGACCCCTTTGATCTCTTTTCGCATTTCCTTTTTGTACTTCTCCACAAAATGTTCGATGAGGAGGGGTATGTCGGACCGCCGTTCCGAAAGCGAGGGAAGGCGTATTTCCACGACGTTCAGCCGGTAGTAGAGGTCCTGGCGGAACCTGCCCGCTTCGACCTCCTTGTGCAAATCGCGGTTGGTGGAGGCGAGAATCCTCACATCGACCGGGATCGCCGTCGACATGCCCACGGGCGTGATCTCCTTCTGTTCCAGCGCCCGGAGAAGCTTGACCTGGAGATGAAGGGGCATCTCGCTGATCTCGTCCAGGAGGAGCGTCCCGCCGTCGGCCGCCTTGAAGTACCCCGATTTGTCCGACACCGCCCCCGTGAAGGACCCCTTCCGGTGGCCGAAGAGCTCGCTCTCGATGAGGGTCTCCGGTATCGCCCCCGCGTTCACGGCGATGAATGGTCGCTCCGCCCGGCGGCTGTTGAAGTGGACCGCTCTCGCGACCAGCTCTTTCCCCGTTCCGCTTTTCCCCGTCACGAGGACCGTGCTGTCCGTCCCGGAGACCTTCTGGATGACGTCGAAGACATGTTGCATCTCCGGGCTCTTTCCGACAATTTTGGCAAAATCGTACTCCCTGCTCAGCTGCCGCCGGAGAATCTGATTCTCCAGCGCAAGTTTTCTCGTATCGAGCAGGCGCCTGATCTTGACCAGAAGCTCGTCGAATTCCAGGGGCTTCAGGATGTAATCGCTCGCCCCCTTGCGCAGGGCCGCGATCGCGGTGTCGAGCGAGCCGTAGGCGGTGATGATGACGACGAGCGATTGCGGGTTGAGCGAGATCGCTCTCTCGAGGAGCTCGATCCCCTTCATCTCGGGCATTTCAAGATCGGTGAGAATGAGATCGTAGGGCTCCGCGACGAGCTTGTCGTACGCCAGCTTGCCGTTCGAGGCTTCGCTCACGAAGAACCCTTCTTTCCGGAGAATGAAGGATATGGATTCGCGGATGATCTGTTCGTCGTCAACAACCAGTATTCGGTCTGCCATGCTTTGCGCCTTTAGAAGATCGATTGATGCCGGGCCACAGACGGGTCACCCGGCTTCCGGACGGCTCTCCGCGGCTGTTTCACAACTCGCGGTGGAGCGGAAATGAAAT is a window encoding:
- a CDS encoding cytochrome c3 family protein yields the protein MKKERFLLAGLFGCLLLAPVLVLHAQSRSDCLTCHSDHSLSKEREGKQVSLFVEDSVLDHSPHRKLVCVACHTGFNPDNVPHKEKIEPVRCLTCHGGVQVKHSFHPQMAAALAAHEEPDVSCKDCHGTHDVVSPKVPGSKFNESNLPVSCGECHADVKEAFGQSAHGQAFAAGVAGAPNCLTCHRHDIAGMRPSQDTLSRKIEQEKLCLSCHLDNPDVRARTSPTSGFIAAYEKSVHGTALTHGNAGAANCVDCHGSHEMRKGSDQASLVNRTKIPETCGKCHAGIAAEFQQSVHGGALARGSTDAPTCTNCHGEHTIFAHNDPRSPVAAGNVSAQCASCHGSVRLSEKYGIASTRPATFSDTYHGLAMKGGSVDVANCASCHGAHNIKPASDPASTVNKANLAATCGKCHPGANQRFAMGAVHVQMTSADEPTLYWIATLYVILIVVVVGGMAAHNGIDFLKKSKRKLAIRSGQVTEEQGGHGIYLRMTLNERLQHGALTLSFVLLVVTGFMLRYPDAWWVAGIRNLSGHVFELRSLVHRIAATVLVASGLYHVYYVSCTSRGRKFILDLMPAAQDARDAMGIMKYNLGLSPRKPRLGRFSYVEKSEYWALVW
- a CDS encoding multiheme c-type cytochrome produces the protein MKPLLVILGSLLWLTIFTIPASGQEKAANKYVGVKMCAPCHKAEKTGNQFGVWSKTKHSEAYKALLTPAADAVAKKKGLTKPAAESPECLQCHTVTGAATAMDKTFDAKDGVQCEACHGPGSAYKSMAIMKDSLKAVAAGLTLYADNAAIEKKCVTCHNDKSPTFKEFKFDAMWPKIKHPRPKKS
- a CDS encoding sigma-54 dependent transcriptional regulator, producing the protein MADRILVVDDEQIIRESISFILRKEGFFVSEASNGKLAYDKLVAEPYDLILTDLEMPEMKGIELLERAISLNPQSLVVIITAYGSLDTAIAALRKGASDYILKPLEFDELLVKIRRLLDTRKLALENQILRRQLSREYDFAKIVGKSPEMQHVFDVIQKVSGTDSTVLVTGKSGTGKELVARAVHFNSRRAERPFIAVNAGAIPETLIESELFGHRKGSFTGAVSDKSGYFKAADGGTLLLDEISEMPLHLQVKLLRALEQKEITPVGMSTAIPVDVRILASTNRDLHKEVEAGRFRQDLYYRLNVVEIRLPSLSERRSDIPLLIEHFVEKYKKEMRKEIKGVNEEVVRLLMQHEWKGEIRELENIIERAVIFCGGEFITLNDLPDFLHADSGVTVPVGRTSLETAINDFEKQYIVTILRKNDFNKEQTARDLQISLPTLYRRIKDLGITH